A section of the Deinococcus cellulosilyticus NBRC 106333 = KACC 11606 genome encodes:
- a CDS encoding class I SAM-dependent methyltransferase, which produces MTDAIRAYHDPDRARRYHTQHAFDPPRKARMFEVMLDTLRALIPAGGRVLELGAGSGDFTKVLLDSGFFSRIEATDGAEEMLSLAQSEITAEQVSFRLLDFTRPWSAPEPLDAIVSSMALHHAPDKLFSFQQAFQALRPGGVLVIGDHIAGATPHTHRLISLERARVKQIPEAQVPDWILQDEQAQAAQGNICEPLDVYLNVLQQAGFMHVDCLWRDHWMAVVLALKPYE; this is translated from the coding sequence ATGACAGATGCCATCCGGGCGTACCATGATCCAGACCGGGCCAGACGCTACCACACCCAGCATGCTTTTGATCCTCCCCGCAAAGCACGCATGTTTGAGGTGATGCTGGACACCCTGCGTGCCCTGATTCCTGCGGGTGGCAGGGTGCTGGAACTCGGGGCAGGCAGCGGAGATTTTACAAAGGTGCTGCTGGATTCGGGGTTTTTCTCCCGAATCGAGGCCACAGATGGGGCAGAAGAGATGCTTTCCCTTGCACAGTCTGAAATCACGGCAGAGCAGGTCTCTTTCAGGCTGCTGGACTTCACCCGGCCCTGGAGCGCCCCAGAGCCTCTGGATGCCATCGTGAGCAGCATGGCGCTTCACCATGCCCCGGACAAACTCTTCAGCTTCCAGCAGGCCTTTCAGGCGCTCAGGCCGGGAGGTGTGCTGGTGATTGGAGACCACATTGCAGGGGCCACCCCGCACACCCACCGCCTGATTTCGCTGGAACGGGCACGGGTCAAACAGATCCCTGAAGCGCAGGTGCCAGACTGGATTTTGCAGGACGAGCAGGCCCAGGCGGCACAGGGCAACATCTGTGAACCCCTAGATGTTTACCTGAATGTGTTGCAACAGGCAGGCTTCATGCACGTAGACTGTTTGTGGCGAGACCACTGGATGGCTGTCGTCCTTGCCCTGAAACCTTATGAGTGA
- a CDS encoding peptidylprolyl isomerase, with product MKSETQPSKSLGVRIALGVVAFALLGGMTFTFLPYLQQGGLSQNDGTPAFKVNDQTVTEEDIKAFQSRSAIFNNTEGMIGDDLKRVMVSYLIQEAALKDDASSVKIANSEVQKIIDDYRKANNLQDRQKWREFVTNQLQTTEPKLREDLRNNLRIQKRSEEVKASATVTDPEAKLFYEAFKDQFKSEPRVVARQIVVKDQAKAADLLKQARAGADFAKLATENNTGDLAKTAGAVGATGTETEPKEVAKLAFPEAVSTAVFALKAPGLTDVIKDGSNFYIVKVEKILPAAAKTFDEAKNDVMTRAKAFKEAQVVEAWQESVVKNAKVEFIDSKWKVEDPIVAVVDKQNVKYSEVLNTLYSNQQISQFIQPGNAQAESFVNQFFKPQAVESLINQYAAVEIAKKLNQPFIGGRAQLEAELVAYQGRNETVTEAEIEAFYKQNQTQYAVPGSASLKEASFKDKNKALAFRDSFVKGGKDFTKDAGKAGATVNETGTVTDTSSNVSPVILQSIFKSGRLTGAGEGSVSDVLEVDKKFVVAYVSDLVKPSVKTLAEVHDDIREQVLQQKISQKGQAFITAERKKLKVENKLQDILKAQQTEVDAANPKTLEDSQKDSGSAGGTNSGGETSGTENKDSGTTGTENKDSGSTNNQ from the coding sequence GTGAAATCGGAAACACAACCAAGTAAAAGCCTGGGCGTGAGGATCGCCCTCGGTGTTGTCGCGTTTGCCCTGCTCGGAGGAATGACCTTCACCTTCCTGCCTTACCTGCAGCAAGGGGGCCTCTCCCAGAACGACGGAACACCGGCTTTCAAGGTCAATGACCAGACCGTCACCGAAGAGGACATCAAGGCGTTCCAGAGCCGCTCTGCCATCTTCAACAACACCGAAGGCATGATCGGGGATGACCTGAAGCGTGTGATGGTCAGCTACCTGATTCAGGAAGCTGCCCTGAAAGACGATGCCTCCAGCGTGAAAATCGCCAACAGCGAAGTGCAGAAGATCATTGATGACTACCGCAAGGCCAACAACCTGCAGGACCGTCAGAAATGGCGTGAATTTGTCACCAACCAGCTGCAGACCACCGAACCCAAACTGCGCGAGGACCTGAGAAACAACCTGCGCATCCAGAAGCGCTCCGAGGAGGTCAAGGCCAGTGCAACCGTGACCGACCCCGAAGCGAAACTCTTCTACGAGGCCTTCAAGGACCAGTTCAAGTCTGAACCCCGTGTGGTGGCCCGCCAGATCGTGGTGAAAGACCAGGCCAAGGCTGCAGACCTGCTCAAGCAGGCCAGGGCTGGCGCAGACTTCGCCAAACTGGCCACCGAGAACAACACAGGTGATCTTGCCAAGACGGCAGGTGCGGTGGGTGCAACCGGTACGGAAACAGAGCCCAAGGAAGTGGCAAAACTCGCCTTCCCTGAAGCTGTGTCCACGGCGGTCTTCGCCCTGAAAGCCCCAGGCCTCACCGATGTGATCAAAGATGGCAGCAACTTCTACATCGTCAAGGTGGAAAAAATCCTCCCTGCTGCAGCCAAAACCTTTGACGAGGCCAAAAATGATGTGATGACCAGGGCCAAGGCTTTCAAAGAAGCCCAGGTTGTTGAAGCCTGGCAGGAAAGCGTCGTCAAGAATGCCAAGGTCGAGTTCATCGACAGCAAATGGAAGGTGGAAGACCCCATTGTCGCTGTTGTGGACAAGCAGAACGTCAAGTACTCCGAGGTCCTCAACACCCTCTACAGCAACCAGCAGATCTCCCAGTTCATTCAGCCCGGCAACGCCCAGGCAGAGAGCTTCGTCAACCAGTTCTTCAAGCCCCAGGCCGTGGAAAGCCTGATCAACCAGTACGCCGCTGTGGAGATCGCCAAGAAGCTGAACCAGCCCTTCATCGGGGGCCGTGCCCAGCTGGAAGCTGAACTCGTCGCCTACCAGGGCCGCAACGAAACCGTCACCGAGGCAGAAATTGAAGCCTTCTACAAGCAGAACCAGACCCAGTACGCTGTTCCTGGCAGTGCCAGCCTGAAGGAAGCCTCCTTCAAGGACAAGAACAAGGCCCTGGCCTTCCGTGACAGCTTCGTCAAGGGCGGCAAGGACTTCACCAAGGACGCAGGCAAGGCTGGAGCCACCGTCAACGAGACTGGAACCGTCACCGACACCAGCAGCAACGTGAGCCCCGTGATCCTGCAGAGCATCTTCAAATCCGGACGCCTCACCGGTGCAGGGGAAGGCAGCGTCAGCGACGTTCTGGAAGTGGACAAGAAGTTCGTGGTGGCTTACGTTTCCGATCTGGTCAAACCCAGCGTGAAGACCCTCGCAGAAGTGCATGACGACATCCGCGAGCAGGTGCTGCAACAGAAGATCAGCCAGAAAGGCCAGGCCTTCATCACCGCCGAGCGCAAGAAGCTGAAAGTCGAAAACAAGCTGCAGGACATCCTGAAAGCCCAGCAGACCGAAGTGGACGCCGCCAACCCCAAAACCCTGGAAGACTCCCAGAAGGATTCCGGTTCTGCTGGTGGCACCAACTCCGGTGGCGAAACCAGTGGCACCGAGAACAAAGATTCTGGCACCACGGGCACCGAGAACAAAGACTCTGGCAGCACCAACAACCAGTAA
- a CDS encoding class I SAM-dependent methyltransferase has protein sequence MKPSIQAYNTPEKAADYHAGLQPGSIRDRMLQVTAQTLRDALPDGGRVLELGAGTGHLTRKILELNHFAEVLPTDGSEEMLSVARNSMPSVPFQLLDYFDPDWSQSFSGIRGVVSSLTFHYHPEKSRLFREIHALLPRGGVLVFADKIAPDHPLQASLFDYENARRWLKRHPLPEEVAEVAQKTEAWNRQSGKHLETASRLLNHLERAGFMAGQLWQEHNHAIFAAVRK, from the coding sequence ATGAAACCCTCCATCCAGGCTTACAACACCCCGGAGAAGGCTGCAGACTACCACGCAGGTCTGCAGCCAGGTTCCATTCGGGACCGCATGTTGCAGGTCACCGCCCAGACCCTCAGAGACGCCCTGCCTGATGGGGGAAGGGTGCTGGAACTCGGCGCTGGAACCGGACACCTGACCCGCAAGATTCTGGAACTCAACCACTTTGCAGAAGTGCTGCCCACCGACGGCTCAGAAGAGATGCTCTCTGTTGCCCGAAACAGCATGCCAAGTGTGCCCTTTCAGCTGCTGGACTACTTTGACCCAGACTGGAGCCAGTCTTTCTCGGGCATTCGGGGTGTGGTCAGCAGCCTGACTTTTCACTACCATCCTGAGAAATCCCGCCTGTTCAGAGAAATCCACGCCCTGCTTCCCCGGGGTGGTGTGCTGGTCTTTGCAGACAAAATCGCTCCAGACCATCCTTTACAGGCTTCACTGTTCGATTACGAAAATGCCCGCCGCTGGTTGAAGCGTCATCCCCTGCCAGAGGAAGTGGCGGAAGTGGCCCAGAAAACCGAGGCCTGGAACCGCCAGTCTGGCAAACACCTGGAAACGGCATCCCGCTTGCTGAATCACCTCGAACGGGCCGGATTCATGGCCGGGCAACTCTGGCAGGAGCACAACCATGCCATTTTTGCTGCTGTCCGGAAATGA
- a CDS encoding ATP phosphoribosyltransferase regulatory subunit codes for MPIIPDGTRFVLPPEWEWRESLKHNIQEVFSTWGYQAVQTPALEVHDPSHPLSDRAFKLVDRDGMVLALRSEYTTAVGKLIRTDLSSHPFPIRLQYAGSLWLRSMSSELGRMREFTQVGVELVGVSSPRADAELIMMALDALDRLGVRYELELGHPGFVHSVLEETGLPEESLNVLHNIIDRKATPELRAELEKQGITGPLEERILRLPDLYGGTEILDEALTIAGNDTAREALGHVREVVELTGRADHLLDLGMSRRYSYYSGLTFRAYTPDFGLPLLGGGRYDAGIPGAGFAIGLERVMAALGSPPGRTEPQAIAMDFASAQRARQDGYRTEFSLETTLEATLRYARERGISRVYTPDGVTMVE; via the coding sequence TTGCCCATCATTCCTGACGGAACGCGTTTTGTGCTCCCCCCCGAGTGGGAGTGGCGTGAGTCTCTGAAACACAACATCCAGGAGGTGTTCAGCACCTGGGGTTACCAGGCTGTGCAGACCCCTGCTTTAGAAGTCCATGATCCCAGCCATCCTCTGTCTGACCGGGCCTTCAAACTGGTGGACAGAGATGGGATGGTGCTGGCCCTGCGCAGTGAATACACCACCGCCGTGGGCAAACTGATCCGCACTGACCTCTCCAGCCATCCTTTTCCGATTCGCCTGCAATACGCGGGTTCCCTGTGGCTCCGCTCCATGAGCAGTGAACTGGGACGCATGCGGGAATTCACCCAGGTGGGGGTGGAACTGGTGGGGGTGTCCTCTCCCAGAGCGGATGCAGAACTGATCATGATGGCGCTTGACGCACTGGACCGACTGGGTGTGCGTTATGAACTGGAACTCGGCCATCCGGGTTTTGTGCACAGCGTGCTGGAGGAAACAGGCCTGCCAGAAGAGAGCCTGAATGTGCTGCACAACATCATTGACCGCAAGGCCACCCCTGAACTGCGTGCAGAGCTGGAAAAACAGGGCATCACCGGACCCCTGGAGGAACGCATTTTGCGCCTCCCCGACCTGTATGGTGGTACCGAGATTCTCGATGAGGCCCTGACCATCGCTGGAAATGACACTGCCAGAGAAGCCCTGGGTCACGTGCGGGAAGTGGTGGAGCTCACAGGACGCGCAGACCACCTGCTCGACCTTGGCATGTCCCGTCGGTACAGCTATTACTCGGGTCTGACCTTCCGGGCCTACACCCCTGACTTCGGTCTGCCCCTGCTGGGTGGAGGCCGTTACGACGCTGGAATTCCCGGAGCAGGCTTTGCCATCGGACTGGAACGGGTGATGGCTGCACTGGGTTCTCCCCCCGGCAGAACCGAACCCCAGGCCATCGCCATGGATTTTGCCTCTGCACAGAGGGCCAGGCAGGACGGTTACCGCACCGAATTCTCGCTGGAGACCACCCTGGAAGCGACCCTCAGGTATGCCAGAGAGCGGGGCATCTCACGTGTTTACACCCCTGATGGTGTGACAATGGTGGAATGA
- a CDS encoding GNAT family N-acetyltransferase — MTPRIRLYQPEDLEALYHICLKTGDNGGDATHLYRDPKLLGHYYAAPYGVLFPETCLVLEDEEGVCGYIVGTPDSHVFEQRTEAHWWPALREQYALPGPEDQSLDARMIRAIHRGYQARGEAEDFPAHLHIDLLPRAQGGGNGKRLMLAFLDLLRSQGIRGVHLGVSRDNPRAVAFYHRMGFQTLQEHPWSYDLGMHLSPQSGQ; from the coding sequence ATGACCCCGAGGATTCGTCTTTACCAGCCTGAGGATCTTGAAGCCCTGTACCACATCTGCCTGAAGACCGGGGACAATGGTGGGGACGCCACCCACCTGTACAGGGACCCGAAGCTGCTCGGGCATTATTATGCTGCCCCTTATGGCGTGCTGTTCCCTGAAACCTGTCTGGTGCTTGAAGATGAAGAGGGGGTCTGTGGGTACATTGTGGGCACCCCGGATTCCCATGTCTTCGAGCAACGCACAGAGGCACACTGGTGGCCTGCCCTCAGGGAACAGTACGCTCTGCCTGGCCCTGAAGACCAGAGCCTGGATGCCCGCATGATCCGTGCCATCCACCGGGGCTATCAGGCGAGAGGGGAAGCAGAGGACTTTCCTGCCCACCTGCACATCGACCTGCTGCCCCGCGCACAGGGAGGCGGAAACGGCAAACGCCTGATGCTGGCCTTTCTGGACCTCCTGCGATCACAGGGCATCAGAGGAGTGCATCTGGGGGTCTCCAGAGACAATCCCCGTGCTGTGGCCTTCTACCATCGCATGGGCTTTCAGACCCTGCAAGAGCATCCCTGGTCGTATGATCTGGGCATGCACCTCTCACCACAATCCGGTCAGTGA
- the hisG gene encoding ATP phosphoribosyltransferase, producing the protein MSDQLHIPEGLTLTLALPKGRVMETGIELLRKAGLPLTIPEKSRLLRHHFGPITLLELRNSDVPAYVDLGVADAGIVGKDVLLEAGRDIFEPLDLKYGACRLALIREKGANGPINRVASKYPHVAAQYLREKGSTAEVIKLNGNIELACLTGLADAVVDIVETGSTLKANNLEEVETIAQSSARFVVARSSLKLKRAILRPLIHRLSELV; encoded by the coding sequence ATGAGTGACCAACTGCACATCCCCGAAGGCCTGACCCTGACCCTCGCCCTCCCCAAAGGACGGGTGATGGAAACCGGAATTGAACTCCTGCGCAAAGCAGGACTCCCCCTCACCATCCCCGAAAAAAGCCGCCTCCTCAGGCACCACTTCGGCCCCATCACCCTGCTTGAACTGCGCAACAGCGATGTTCCCGCCTACGTGGACCTCGGTGTTGCAGATGCAGGCATTGTCGGGAAAGACGTGCTGCTCGAAGCAGGCCGGGACATCTTTGAACCCCTCGATCTGAAATACGGTGCATGCCGTCTGGCCCTGATCCGTGAAAAAGGGGCAAACGGTCCCATCAACCGGGTCGCCAGCAAGTACCCCCACGTGGCCGCCCAGTACCTGCGGGAAAAAGGCTCCACCGCAGAGGTCATCAAACTGAACGGCAACATCGAACTGGCCTGCCTCACTGGCCTTGCCGACGCAGTTGTGGACATTGTGGAAACCGGAAGCACCCTGAAAGCCAACAACCTGGAAGAAGTCGAAACCATCGCCCAGTCCAGCGCCCGCTTTGTGGTGGCCCGCAGCAGCCTGAAACTGAAACGGGCCATCCTCAGGCCCCTGATTCACAGGCTGTCGGAACTGGTTTAG
- a CDS encoding (4Fe-4S)-binding protein yields the protein MAQRDYEGEGITIHWNSDICQHSGICARGLASVFQPKERPWIKIENGTAQEISAVIDQCPSKALAYTLK from the coding sequence ATGGCACAGCGCGACTATGAAGGAGAGGGCATCACCATCCACTGGAACAGCGACATCTGCCAGCACTCGGGCATCTGTGCTCGCGGTCTGGCGTCGGTTTTTCAGCCGAAAGAACGCCCATGGATCAAAATTGAGAACGGCACGGCCCAGGAGATCAGTGCAGTCATTGACCAGTGTCCTTCTAAAGCACTGGCTTACACGTTGAAGTAG
- a CDS encoding SIS domain-containing protein, translating into MLDDHSRKELDTSNLHDALEGLPGSYAGPRKILTQPYGAVGYEEGALALRLTSFIEKTVVAQGTQFLLGNVHDPEGEDLVNIAEASGAQVQRVGVSPSLRDLDYLVPTQPLSLYTYTQYLAHATGNSEEAEKADAALRLLADRCTFQIPTEQNPAKQLAWSLWTRTPLLLASRSYAPLIGAWQQLLGRIGKSMSVPLEHEPLLTLSGGFEARHESGDERVALILGEPDAEMQLAREILETRIDEIIPVLPPENLSDYARNLYLWYFGAWVSYYLALTYNQDPKDTKVAELLNADFKPRVDEDDSLN; encoded by the coding sequence ATGCTAGACGACCACAGCCGCAAAGAACTTGACACCTCAAACCTGCATGATGCCCTCGAGGGCCTGCCTGGCAGCTATGCTGGACCCCGCAAAATCCTGACCCAACCCTATGGAGCCGTGGGTTATGAGGAGGGGGCTCTGGCCCTGCGCCTCACCAGCTTCATTGAAAAGACTGTGGTGGCCCAGGGAACCCAGTTCCTGCTCGGGAACGTGCACGACCCTGAAGGGGAGGACCTCGTGAACATCGCCGAGGCCAGTGGAGCCCAGGTGCAGCGTGTGGGGGTCAGCCCAAGCCTGAGGGACCTGGATTACCTGGTGCCCACCCAGCCCCTGAGCCTCTACACCTACACCCAGTACCTTGCCCACGCCACCGGCAACAGTGAGGAGGCCGAAAAAGCCGATGCCGCCCTGCGCCTGCTGGCAGACCGCTGCACCTTCCAGATCCCCACCGAACAGAACCCTGCCAAGCAACTGGCGTGGTCCCTGTGGACCCGCACTCCCCTGCTGCTGGCTTCAAGAAGCTACGCTCCCTTGATCGGTGCATGGCAGCAACTGCTGGGACGCATTGGGAAGTCCATGAGCGTGCCTCTGGAGCATGAACCCCTCCTCACCCTCTCTGGAGGCTTTGAAGCCCGCCACGAGTCTGGAGATGAGCGTGTGGCCCTGATCCTCGGCGAACCGGATGCTGAAATGCAGCTTGCCCGTGAAATCCTGGAAACCCGCATCGATGAGATCATTCCGGTGCTGCCCCCTGAAAACCTCAGCGATTACGCACGCAACCTGTACCTGTGGTACTTCGGGGCCTGGGTGAGCTATTACCTCGCCCTGACCTACAACCAGGACCCGAAAGACACCAAAGTGGCAGAGTTGCTGAACGCAGACTTCAAGCCCAGGGTCGATGAAGATGACAGTCTGAACTGA